One Fibrobacter sp. UWB5 DNA segment encodes these proteins:
- a CDS encoding ATP-binding protein: MYFERKIDRFLLEWSKQKDHKPLLLRGARQVGKSSSVEHLGEHFGNCVSINFEKDPEYKEVFCKNLDVNRIVSEISAMSAKPIVPGQTLLFLDEVQLCAEAIMSLRFFKENLPDLHVIAAGSLLEFALQELPTFGVGRIHSMFMHPMTFDEFALANGFDKLLEIRNAASFANPLPAPIHGKFVELFRTYLMVGGMPEAVAKWVDSRDYLQCQSIQDDILISYEDDFAKYKKNVDPVLLRSAFRSAALQITKKFTYAKVGHGYRTEKIREAMQLLTLAGIIIPVTHTAANGLPLGSEADSSYQKYLLLDSGLQLRLMNMSLGDISETVTAILTASAADLVNKGSLAEMVAGLELLRNKTPNMRHEMFYWTRMQKNSLAEVDYIETLGGKVMPIEVKAEVQGGMKSLWSMMREKKLTNAYRLSLENFGQLDYCDTEAENAIRHVQICPLYAISLIK, encoded by the coding sequence ATGTATTTTGAGCGAAAAATAGACAGATTCTTGCTGGAATGGTCCAAACAAAAAGACCACAAGCCGCTACTGCTGCGTGGGGCACGCCAAGTGGGAAAATCCAGTTCGGTGGAGCATCTGGGCGAACATTTCGGAAATTGCGTCAGCATCAATTTCGAAAAGGATCCGGAATACAAAGAGGTGTTCTGCAAGAATCTAGACGTAAATAGAATCGTGTCGGAAATTTCCGCCATGAGCGCCAAGCCTATTGTTCCCGGCCAGACTCTCCTTTTTTTAGACGAGGTCCAGCTTTGTGCCGAAGCGATTATGTCGCTCCGTTTTTTCAAAGAAAACTTGCCTGATTTGCATGTGATTGCCGCCGGGTCGCTGTTGGAATTCGCCCTGCAGGAACTCCCGACCTTTGGCGTTGGCCGCATCCATTCTATGTTCATGCACCCCATGACTTTTGACGAGTTTGCGCTTGCAAACGGTTTTGACAAGCTTTTGGAAATTCGGAACGCGGCATCTTTTGCAAATCCGTTGCCGGCTCCAATCCACGGCAAGTTCGTGGAGCTTTTCAGGACTTACCTCATGGTTGGCGGAATGCCGGAAGCGGTTGCCAAATGGGTGGACAGCAGAGATTATCTGCAGTGTCAATCTATCCAAGACGATATCCTGATTTCGTACGAAGACGACTTTGCAAAATACAAGAAGAATGTTGACCCCGTGCTGCTTAGGTCCGCGTTCCGGAGTGCAGCGTTGCAGATTACAAAGAAATTCACATATGCCAAGGTGGGGCACGGCTACAGGACAGAAAAAATCCGTGAAGCCATGCAGTTGCTTACCCTTGCAGGTATTATCATTCCCGTAACGCATACTGCAGCAAACGGGCTCCCCTTGGGGAGCGAAGCGGATTCGTCTTATCAGAAGTACTTGCTTCTCGATTCCGGTTTGCAGCTGCGGCTAATGAATATGTCTCTTGGCGATATTTCAGAAACAGTCACTGCAATTCTTACTGCAAGTGCGGCAGATCTTGTGAACAAGGGGTCTTTGGCCGAGATGGTCGCGGGGCTTGAACTTTTGCGGAACAAAACTCCAAACATGCGTCATGAAATGTTCTACTGGACGCGGATGCAAAAGAATAGCCTGGCCGAGGTGGATTACATAGAAACCCTTGGCGGGAAAGTCATGCCTATCGAGGTCAAGGCCGAGGTTCAAGGGGGAATGAAGAGTCTGTGGTCTATGATGCGCGAAAAAAAACTCACGAATGCCTACCGGCTTTCCCTGGAAAACTTTGGCCAGCTGGACTATTGCGATACCGAAGCCGAAAACGCAATCCGGCACGTTCAAATTTGCCCGCTCTATGCGATTTCGTTGATAAAATAG
- a CDS encoding class I SAM-dependent DNA methyltransferase, producing MITGEIKNRIDSIWDTFWTGGITNSITILEQMTYLFFMKMLDDAQKKKEAAANAMGVKVKDPVFKAGKWHNPDFDRDVPYSNLRWSVFKNMESEAMYATVSRDVFTFIKTLNDGKESAYSRFMNNATFMIQSARTLTKIVEGIDGLDMNNRDTMGDVYEYILGKMAASGTNGQFRTPRHIIRMMVDMMQPSLKDTVCDPAMGSAGFIVEAAKFVQEHHKKELLKKENSDHYRGEMFHGFDTDQTMLRIGAMNLMLHGVDNPEIAYRDSLSSENTDENLYTLCLANPPFAGSLDYEVVSKSVLAITKTKKTELLFLALFVRMLRPGGRCASIVPDGVLFGNSTGHKSIRKELIENQRLQAVISMPSGVFQPYSGVSTAILVFTKTNAGGTDKVWFYDMKADGYTLDQKRTECKENDIPDIVARWKNLAAEESRTRKEQSFFVPVEEIVANDYDLSINKYKEVEKVKVEYENPKTVFMRITKLQDEINTAMNEFKEKYL from the coding sequence ATGATTACTGGCGAAATCAAGAACCGCATCGATTCTATCTGGGACACTTTCTGGACGGGCGGCATCACCAACTCCATCACCATTTTGGAGCAGATGACCTACCTCTTCTTTATGAAGATGCTGGACGACGCCCAGAAAAAGAAAGAAGCGGCGGCGAACGCCATGGGCGTGAAGGTCAAGGATCCGGTCTTTAAGGCGGGCAAGTGGCACAACCCCGATTTCGACCGCGATGTCCCTTACAGTAACCTGCGCTGGAGCGTGTTCAAGAACATGGAATCCGAGGCGATGTACGCGACGGTTTCCCGCGATGTGTTCACGTTCATCAAGACTCTGAACGACGGCAAGGAGAGCGCCTACAGCCGCTTTATGAACAATGCGACGTTCATGATTCAGAGTGCGCGCACGCTCACGAAAATCGTGGAAGGTATTGACGGGCTCGACATGAACAACCGCGACACCATGGGCGATGTCTATGAATACATCTTGGGCAAGATGGCGGCCAGCGGCACCAACGGGCAGTTCCGTACCCCGCGCCACATTATCCGCATGATGGTGGATATGATGCAGCCCTCCCTGAAGGATACCGTTTGCGACCCGGCGATGGGTTCGGCGGGGTTCATCGTGGAGGCGGCGAAGTTTGTGCAGGAGCACCACAAGAAGGAACTCCTCAAGAAGGAAAATTCGGACCATTACCGCGGCGAGATGTTCCACGGGTTCGATACCGACCAGACGATGTTGCGCATTGGGGCGATGAACCTGATGCTGCATGGCGTCGATAACCCCGAAATTGCCTACCGCGACAGCCTGAGTTCCGAAAACACCGACGAGAACCTTTATACGCTTTGCCTTGCGAACCCGCCGTTTGCGGGCAGCCTCGACTACGAGGTGGTAAGCAAGAGCGTGCTTGCCATTACCAAGACCAAGAAGACGGAACTCTTGTTCCTCGCGCTGTTCGTGCGAATGCTCAGACCGGGCGGCCGCTGTGCCTCCATTGTGCCCGATGGCGTGCTGTTCGGCAATAGTACGGGGCACAAATCTATCCGCAAGGAACTTATCGAGAATCAGCGCTTGCAGGCAGTTATCAGCATGCCGAGCGGCGTGTTCCAGCCCTACAGCGGCGTTTCGACGGCGATTCTCGTGTTTACCAAGACAAACGCGGGCGGCACGGACAAGGTCTGGTTCTACGACATGAAGGCCGACGGCTACACGCTGGACCAGAAGCGCACCGAATGCAAGGAAAACGACATTCCCGACATTGTCGCACGCTGGAAGAACCTCGCTGCCGAAGAAAGCCGCACCCGCAAGGAACAGTCGTTCTTTGTGCCGGTAGAAGAAATCGTCGCAAACGATTACGACCTCAGCATCAACAAGTACAAGGAAGTGGAAAAAGTCAAGGTGGAATACGAAAACCCCAAGACCGTATTCATGCGCATTACGAAACTCCAGGACGAAATCAACACCGCCATGAACGAATTCAAGGAGAAATACTTATAG
- a CDS encoding restriction endonuclease subunit S produces the protein MKRNWEYKNIEECLEKVTVVSKLQTKDFLPKGKFPIVSQEVDYISGYWNNDSDVVRLLHPVVVFGDHSRVVKYIDFDFVVGADGVKILSPKDFLNPKFLYYFVKSADIPSLGYSRHYKLLREKDVPVPPLEEQSRIVAELDLLTGIIDKRNAQLKELDNLAQAIFYDMFGDPIENPKRWDVKNLGDLCVKLTDGTHNSPINTLSGDYPYITAKNIRKNGIDLSDLTYVTKEIHQEIYSRCNPEYGDVLYIKDGITTGIAQVNVLDFEFSLLSSVALLKLDKAVANPYFITGFLNSDSVYKAARSNMGGAAITRLTLTKLKSFRVAVPPLALQQSFAEKIQSIEKQKETIRASIADTQKLLDYTMDKYFG, from the coding sequence ATGAAGCGTAATTGGGAATACAAGAATATCGAAGAATGTCTAGAAAAGGTCACTGTAGTATCAAAATTACAGACGAAAGACTTTTTGCCGAAAGGTAAATTTCCAATTGTATCGCAAGAAGTGGATTATATAAGTGGCTATTGGAATAATGATTCTGATGTAGTTCGTTTGTTACATCCAGTAGTTGTGTTTGGAGACCATTCAAGAGTTGTTAAGTATATCGACTTTGATTTTGTTGTTGGTGCCGACGGCGTTAAAATTCTATCTCCCAAGGATTTTCTTAATCCAAAATTTCTGTATTATTTCGTGAAAAGTGCAGATATTCCGTCTTTAGGTTACTCGCGCCATTATAAGCTCCTAAGAGAAAAAGATGTTCCCGTCCCGCCGCTTGAAGAGCAATCTCGTATCGTTGCGGAGTTGGATTTGCTGACGGGTATTATCGACAAGCGGAATGCGCAGCTCAAGGAACTGGACAACCTCGCTCAGGCCATCTTCTACGACATGTTCGGCGACCCAATTGAAAACCCCAAACGCTGGGATGTCAAGAATCTTGGTGATTTATGTGTAAAATTGACTGATGGGACTCACAATTCTCCGATAAATACTTTATCTGGGGATTATCCGTATATCACAGCTAAAAATATCCGAAAGAATGGAATTGATCTTTCTGATTTAACTTATGTTACAAAAGAAATCCATCAAGAGATATATTCTAGATGCAATCCTGAGTATGGTGACGTATTGTATATAAAGGATGGAATAACGACCGGAATAGCACAAGTCAATGTGCTTGATTTTGAATTTTCCTTGTTATCAAGTGTTGCGTTATTAAAACTTGATAAGGCTGTTGCGAATCCGTATTTTATTACTGGTTTTTTAAATAGTGATTCCGTTTATAAGGCTGCTCGTTCAAATATGGGTGGCGCGGCTATTACTCGTTTAACTCTTACTAAACTAAAATCCTTTAGAGTGGCTGTCCCGCCCCTCGCTCTCCAGCAATCCTTTGCCGAAAAAATCCAGTCCATCGAAAAGCAAAAAGAAACCATCCGCGCCTCCATCGCCGACACGCAAAAGCTCCTCGACTATACCATGGACAAATATTTTGGCTGA
- a CDS encoding M17 family metallopeptidase, which produces MNLNIVSSENLKNTDNKAYALFFVKQSIQFSTVLTDEGTEQVETILKGMNDGPFEDLEYLEIDGCNTFFVDAAKERGLSALDHLRMAAYRLANRAMKKQIATVSLFLADAADEQFKSILHGLYYANYKFDAYKSKQKENFQVTYEIVAGEHTAAFKKIAEEVAVEQKAITLAKNLINTCAADLYPAEFVERAKTVAKYTEGLSIKVRNMKQLEKEGFMGHVTVGKGSSHEPHMITLEYKPAKRTSKDHLVIVGKGLTFDTGGLCLKPPKSMPEMISDMSGAATALAAIQAIATLKLPIRVSAVCCLAENAIGNKSVLPGDIFTAKNGKTVMVDNTDAEGRLVLSDGLAEAGEIGATHIVDLATLTGAMVRALGYAVTGFFSNDDDLGLKVINCGEACCEKFWSMPLEEEYADALKDKFADLKNTGSDAGAISAALFLQEFVPENTAWTHWDIAGTAFVDKKWKYTEYGATGFGVQTLIQLAREMSCAE; this is translated from the coding sequence ATGAATCTGAATATCGTTTCCTCTGAAAATCTCAAAAATACTGACAACAAGGCTTACGCCCTCTTTTTTGTCAAGCAATCCATTCAATTTTCCACCGTTCTCACTGACGAAGGCACAGAACAGGTCGAAACCATTCTCAAGGGCATGAACGACGGCCCCTTCGAAGACCTGGAATACCTTGAAATTGACGGCTGCAACACCTTCTTTGTAGACGCCGCCAAGGAACGCGGCCTTTCCGCCCTCGACCACCTGCGTATGGCCGCCTACCGCCTGGCCAATCGCGCCATGAAAAAACAGATTGCCACCGTGAGCCTGTTCCTGGCCGACGCCGCCGATGAACAATTCAAGTCCATTCTCCACGGTCTTTACTACGCAAACTACAAGTTCGATGCCTACAAGAGCAAGCAGAAAGAAAACTTCCAGGTGACTTACGAAATCGTCGCCGGCGAACATACCGCCGCCTTCAAGAAGATTGCCGAAGAAGTCGCCGTGGAACAGAAGGCGATTACGCTCGCCAAGAACTTGATCAACACTTGCGCCGCCGACCTCTACCCCGCCGAATTCGTGGAACGCGCCAAGACGGTCGCCAAGTACACCGAAGGCTTGAGCATCAAGGTCCGTAACATGAAGCAACTCGAAAAGGAAGGCTTCATGGGCCACGTGACAGTCGGCAAGGGCAGCTCTCACGAGCCGCACATGATTACGCTCGAATACAAGCCCGCCAAGCGCACGTCCAAGGATCACTTAGTGATTGTCGGTAAGGGCCTCACTTTTGATACCGGCGGCCTCTGCCTGAAACCGCCTAAATCCATGCCCGAAATGATTAGCGACATGAGTGGCGCAGCGACTGCGCTTGCCGCCATCCAGGCAATTGCAACGCTCAAGCTCCCGATTCGCGTGAGCGCCGTCTGCTGCCTCGCCGAAAACGCCATCGGTAACAAGTCCGTGCTGCCGGGCGATATCTTTACCGCCAAGAACGGCAAGACCGTCATGGTCGACAACACCGACGCCGAAGGCCGTCTGGTTCTTAGCGACGGACTTGCCGAAGCCGGCGAAATCGGTGCCACCCACATTGTGGACCTCGCCACCCTTACGGGCGCCATGGTCCGCGCCCTCGGCTACGCCGTCACGGGATTCTTCAGCAACGACGACGATCTCGGCCTCAAGGTGATCAACTGCGGCGAAGCCTGCTGCGAAAAATTCTGGAGCATGCCGCTCGAAGAAGAATATGCCGACGCCCTCAAGGACAAGTTCGCCGACCTCAAGAATACCGGCAGCGACGCAGGTGCCATTTCTGCAGCCCTCTTCCTCCAGGAATTCGTGCCCGAAAACACCGCCTGGACTCACTGGGACATTGCCGGTACCGCTTTCGTTGACAAAAAATGGAAATACACCGAATACGGAGCTACCGGCTTTGGCGTGCAGACGCTTATCCAGCTTGCCCGCGAAATGAGTTGCGCTGAGTAA
- a CDS encoding DEAD/DEAH box helicase family protein, translating into MAKPDDIDGTPESEAETRRVLIDRMLREAGWTVLTAKGVVKPSKACIEVEVEGMPNGEGVGFADYVLFGADGLPLAVIEAKKTTVSPIKGKHQAELYADCLEKQYGRRPVIYYTNGYETNIIDGLGYPPRRLYAFHTESDLELLIQKRGRKDISDFSVKGYITDRHYQKMAIKSVCEWFNGKHRRGLLVMATGTGKTRVAISTVDVLMRNGWVKNVLFLADRTSLVGQAKKNFAKLLPNTPVAVLSDSSDENIIRDKNGEVVEVNARIVFSTYQTMINCVDTEKKPFSVGRFDLIIIDEAHRSIFGKFGAIFNYFDSLLLGLTATPRDEVDKSTYDIFEMENGCPNYAYELDDAVADGFLVNYHGFKRGSMILKDGIKYSDLSEEEREQLEQVWDYEETLQELGPGAVPPEAGGNTRGRDIGSEEIFKYIYNEGTVDNVLQDLMTKGLKVQSGERIGKSIIFAYNHEHAKLIVERFHKLYPEYGSDFCALIDNYVTYSQDLIDKFEVRDGNPQVAVSVDMLDTGIDVPDVLNLVFFKPVKSKIKFMQMIGRGTRLSEDIYGAGKDKECFYIFDWCRNFEYFEQNPDGKIVQQSMSLTERLFALRAEVAFYLQHQTYQEDEFAKSLHDDLKAALKAQVATLSDAHISVRNRWAAVCHFKSDDAWVCLTATDVQTLKFDIAPLLPHNTQDENAKKFDVLVLAIELEFVNSEYNASKPIASVCGLAERLLSKATIPQVVAKMGTIKEVLNQTSWENRSLQWLEKVRTELRDLMKFLVGDGGKTFTIDIDDVVTDDGESAGVETRVTYRQKVMDYLAQKDYNPVLQKIYNLEPLTNDDVLELQRIMWSELGSKEDFEKFADGRPCDGNVAILIRSFIGVDRKQALERFNAFLSGSKLNSDQEEFLNDIISYVCENGDIKPETIVNDAPFDERLEVFNDKMIPLRRYLENIHEVVDPAGMQG; encoded by the coding sequence ATGGCTAAACCTGACGACATCGATGGAACGCCCGAGTCCGAGGCGGAAACCCGCCGGGTCCTGATTGACCGCATGCTCCGCGAGGCGGGGTGGACTGTGCTTACGGCCAAGGGGGTCGTGAAGCCTTCGAAGGCGTGTATCGAAGTCGAAGTGGAAGGGATGCCGAACGGTGAGGGTGTCGGTTTTGCCGATTACGTGCTTTTTGGTGCGGACGGGCTCCCGCTGGCTGTAATCGAGGCGAAAAAGACGACGGTTTCACCAATAAAGGGCAAGCACCAGGCGGAACTTTATGCGGACTGCCTCGAAAAGCAATATGGCCGCCGCCCTGTAATCTATTACACCAACGGTTACGAGACGAACATTATCGACGGTCTTGGCTACCCGCCGAGGCGGCTCTACGCGTTCCATACCGAGAGCGACCTTGAACTCCTGATTCAGAAGCGGGGCCGCAAGGATATCAGCGACTTTAGCGTGAAGGGCTACATTACCGACCGACATTACCAGAAGATGGCCATCAAGTCCGTGTGCGAATGGTTCAACGGCAAGCACCGTCGCGGTCTCTTGGTGATGGCAACTGGTACGGGCAAGACCCGCGTCGCGATTTCTACGGTAGATGTGCTCATGCGGAACGGCTGGGTCAAGAATGTGCTGTTCCTTGCCGACCGCACGTCGCTGGTGGGCCAGGCGAAGAAGAATTTTGCGAAGCTATTGCCGAATACCCCTGTTGCCGTTTTGAGCGATTCCAGTGATGAGAACATTATTCGAGATAAAAACGGCGAAGTGGTCGAGGTCAATGCCCGAATCGTGTTCAGTACCTACCAGACGATGATCAACTGCGTCGATACCGAGAAGAAGCCTTTCTCGGTGGGGCGATTCGACCTGATTATCATTGACGAGGCGCACCGCAGTATCTTTGGCAAGTTCGGCGCCATCTTCAACTATTTCGACAGCCTGCTGCTCGGGCTTACGGCGACCCCTCGTGACGAGGTGGACAAGAGCACCTACGATATTTTCGAGATGGAGAACGGCTGCCCGAATTACGCCTACGAACTCGATGATGCTGTGGCCGATGGCTTCCTGGTGAATTATCACGGGTTCAAGCGCGGCTCCATGATTCTGAAAGACGGTATCAAGTACAGTGACCTTTCGGAAGAGGAAAGGGAACAGCTGGAGCAGGTGTGGGATTACGAAGAGACACTGCAGGAACTTGGCCCGGGTGCTGTGCCGCCGGAAGCGGGCGGAAATACCCGCGGGCGCGATATCGGCAGCGAGGAAATCTTCAAGTACATCTACAACGAAGGTACGGTAGATAACGTGCTGCAGGACCTGATGACGAAAGGCCTGAAGGTCCAGAGCGGCGAACGTATCGGCAAGAGTATTATTTTCGCGTACAACCACGAGCATGCCAAACTTATCGTGGAGAGGTTCCACAAGCTTTATCCTGAATACGGCTCCGATTTTTGCGCGTTGATTGATAACTACGTGACCTATTCGCAGGATTTGATTGACAAGTTCGAAGTTCGCGACGGGAACCCGCAGGTTGCCGTGTCTGTGGATATGCTGGATACGGGAATCGACGTGCCCGATGTACTGAACCTTGTGTTCTTCAAGCCGGTCAAGTCGAAAATCAAGTTCATGCAGATGATTGGCCGTGGCACGCGCCTTTCTGAAGATATCTACGGGGCGGGCAAGGACAAGGAATGTTTCTATATCTTTGACTGGTGCAGGAATTTCGAGTACTTCGAGCAGAATCCGGACGGCAAGATTGTGCAGCAGAGCATGTCGCTGACGGAGCGTCTGTTTGCCCTGCGTGCCGAGGTGGCATTCTACCTGCAGCACCAGACGTACCAGGAAGATGAATTTGCGAAAAGCCTTCATGACGATTTGAAGGCCGCCTTGAAAGCACAGGTTGCTACGCTGTCGGATGCCCATATTTCGGTGCGGAACCGCTGGGCCGCCGTTTGCCATTTCAAGAGTGACGATGCGTGGGTGTGCTTGACTGCCACCGATGTGCAGACGTTGAAGTTTGATATTGCACCGCTGTTGCCGCATAACACGCAAGACGAAAATGCCAAGAAGTTTGACGTGCTTGTCTTGGCGATAGAACTTGAATTCGTGAATAGCGAATATAATGCGAGCAAGCCTATTGCAAGTGTATGCGGGCTTGCCGAACGCCTGCTTTCTAAGGCGACAATCCCGCAGGTGGTTGCCAAGATGGGGACCATCAAGGAAGTGCTGAACCAGACTTCGTGGGAAAACAGGAGCCTGCAGTGGCTCGAGAAGGTGCGCACCGAACTCCGCGACCTCATGAAGTTCTTGGTGGGCGATGGCGGCAAGACGTTCACGATTGACATCGACGATGTCGTTACCGATGATGGCGAGAGCGCCGGCGTAGAGACCCGCGTGACCTACAGGCAGAAGGTGATGGATTACCTTGCCCAAAAGGACTACAATCCCGTGCTCCAGAAAATCTACAATCTGGAGCCGCTCACAAATGACGACGTGCTGGAACTGCAGCGAATAATGTGGTCTGAATTGGGTAGCAAGGAAGACTTCGAGAAGTTTGCCGACGGCAGGCCCTGTGATGGGAATGTGGCCATATTGATTCGTTCGTTTATTGGTGTTGACCGCAAGCAGGCGCTTGAACGCTTCAACGCGTTCCTTTCGGGGAGCAAGCTCAATTCCGACCAGGAAGAATTCCTGAACGATATTATCTCGTACGTTTGCGAGAACGGTGACATCAAGCCGGAAACCATCGTGAATGACGCTCCGTTTGACGAGCGTTTGGAAGTGTTTAACGACAAGATGATACCGCTAAGGCGATACCTTGAGAATATCCATGAAGTTGTCGACCCCGCAGGAATGCAGGGGTAG
- a CDS encoding TIGR01440 family protein, translating into MAGITYEINDKNIVEQIRNDAMNAAKELVEKAHLTAGQIVVIGCSTSSTLGNDIGSHSVPEVGKAIFEGLSSVFKPLGINIAAQCCEHLNRAIIVEHAAVPNAEIVNVVPQPKAGGSFATACYNAFEHPVAIEHIKADAGLDIGGTLIGMHLKEVAVPVHMQQTHIGKAILIAARTRPKFIGGERAHYDESLKDGYPKF; encoded by the coding sequence ATGGCAGGCATTACATACGAGATAAACGACAAGAACATTGTCGAGCAGATTCGTAACGACGCGATGAACGCCGCGAAGGAACTTGTGGAAAAAGCTCACCTCACGGCGGGCCAGATTGTAGTTATCGGTTGCAGCACGAGTTCCACGCTCGGAAACGACATCGGTAGCCACTCCGTGCCCGAAGTCGGCAAGGCGATTTTCGAAGGGCTCTCGTCCGTATTCAAGCCGCTCGGCATCAACATCGCGGCGCAGTGCTGCGAGCACCTGAACCGAGCCATCATCGTCGAGCACGCGGCCGTGCCCAATGCCGAAATCGTGAACGTGGTGCCGCAACCCAAGGCCGGGGGCTCTTTTGCCACCGCCTGCTACAACGCCTTCGAGCATCCGGTTGCCATCGAGCATATCAAGGCCGACGCAGGCCTCGACATCGGCGGAACGCTTATCGGCATGCACCTGAAAGAAGTCGCCGTTCCTGTACACATGCAGCAAACTCATATCGGCAAGGCAATCCTGATTGCGGCACGCACGCGCCCGAAATTCATCGGCGGAGAACGCGCCCACTACGACGAAAGTCTCAAGGACGGCTACCCGAAATTCTAA
- the guaA gene encoding glutamine-hydrolyzing GMP synthase, with product MKNVDTIAVLDFGGQYAHLIANRVRRLGVFTEIHSPAAPVSELEGVKGIIYSGGPSSVYAADAPEYNPEILDLPVPKLGICYGHQLIAQQLGGHVEPGKVKEYGIADLIVGDEKCPLLKGLPKASPMWMSHGDQVTKLPEGYKIVASTKDCEIAAVAFDSDKPERQIFGIQFHPEVTHSKFGMKLLENFIDFTGAKKTWNMKSYLPLITQRIKDQVKDRKVFLLVSGGVDSTVAFVLLNRVLGPEKVLGLHVDNGMMRLGESQKIMDFLTKEGMNNLKVRDASEHFLAKLKGVTAPETKRGIIGKEFLTVKDEEMAKLNLDPNQWMMAQGTIYPDTIESGGTKNADKIKTHHNRVQEVLDLMEKGLVLEPLADLYKDEVRALGEELGIPHNLVWRHPFPGPGLGVRLLCSEGKLSDDMVKFEDVKDTAGNSLADYLKANNIAGRLLPIKSVGVQGDGRTYAQPFLITTPGLSWKDCEKFSTELANRFKAINRVIYQIGSVADEDPKLVEQYATRENFDTLRKFDNICTEFLQANDLYEKIWQMPVVLVPLRTAKKPCIVMRPVNSTEAMTANFAEIDQGMLAGLWRKFEAEGAGSLWYDVTHKPPGTIEWE from the coding sequence ATGAAGAACGTTGATACGATTGCCGTTTTGGACTTTGGCGGGCAGTACGCCCACCTGATCGCGAACCGCGTGCGCCGCCTGGGCGTGTTTACCGAAATCCACTCCCCCGCCGCTCCCGTCAGCGAGCTCGAAGGCGTGAAGGGAATCATCTACAGTGGCGGCCCCAGCAGCGTTTACGCGGCCGACGCCCCGGAATACAATCCCGAAATTTTGGACCTTCCGGTGCCGAAGCTCGGCATCTGCTACGGTCACCAGCTCATCGCCCAGCAGTTGGGCGGGCACGTGGAACCGGGCAAGGTCAAGGAATACGGTATTGCCGACCTTATCGTGGGCGACGAAAAGTGCCCGCTTTTGAAGGGCCTCCCGAAGGCCAGCCCCATGTGGATGAGCCACGGCGACCAGGTCACCAAGCTCCCCGAGGGCTACAAGATTGTGGCCAGCACCAAGGACTGCGAAATCGCCGCCGTCGCTTTTGACAGCGACAAGCCCGAACGCCAGATTTTCGGTATCCAGTTCCACCCGGAAGTCACGCACAGCAAGTTCGGCATGAAGTTGCTCGAAAACTTCATTGACTTCACGGGCGCCAAGAAGACTTGGAACATGAAGAGCTACCTGCCGCTTATCACGCAGCGCATCAAGGACCAGGTCAAGGACCGCAAGGTGTTCCTGCTCGTGTCTGGCGGCGTGGACTCCACCGTGGCATTCGTGCTTTTGAACCGCGTGCTCGGACCGGAAAAGGTCTTGGGCCTGCACGTGGATAACGGCATGATGCGCCTCGGCGAATCCCAGAAGATTATGGACTTCCTCACGAAGGAAGGTATGAACAACTTGAAGGTGCGCGACGCTAGCGAACACTTCCTTGCAAAGCTCAAGGGCGTGACCGCTCCGGAAACCAAGCGCGGCATCATCGGTAAGGAATTCCTGACGGTGAAGGACGAGGAAATGGCGAAACTCAACCTCGATCCGAACCAGTGGATGATGGCACAGGGCACTATCTACCCCGACACCATCGAAAGCGGCGGCACCAAGAACGCCGACAAGATCAAAACGCACCACAACCGCGTGCAAGAAGTTTTGGACCTCATGGAAAAGGGCCTGGTACTGGAACCCCTCGCCGACCTGTACAAGGACGAAGTCCGCGCCCTCGGCGAAGAGCTGGGCATTCCGCACAACCTCGTGTGGCGTCACCCGTTCCCGGGTCCGGGCCTCGGCGTGCGCCTGCTCTGCAGCGAAGGCAAGCTCTCCGATGACATGGTGAAGTTCGAAGACGTGAAGGACACCGCAGGCAACAGCCTCGCCGACTACCTGAAGGCAAACAACATTGCAGGCCGACTGCTCCCCATCAAGAGCGTGGGCGTCCAGGGCGATGGCCGTACGTACGCACAACCGTTCCTCATCACCACTCCGGGCCTCAGCTGGAAGGATTGTGAAAAGTTCTCGACCGAACTTGCTAACCGCTTCAAGGCAATCAACCGCGTCATCTACCAGATTGGCAGCGTGGCCGATGAAGACCCGAAGCTTGTCGAACAGTACGCCACTCGCGAAAACTTCGATACGCTCCGCAAGTTCGACAACATCTGCACCGAATTCCTGCAGGCCAACGACCTGTACGAAAAGATTTGGCAGATGCCCGTCGTGCTCGTTCCGCTCCGCACGGCAAAAAAGCCCTGCATCGTGATGCGCCCGGTGAACTCCACCGAAGCCATGACGGCAAACTTCGCCGAAATCGACCAGGGAATGCTCGCAGGTCTCTGGCGCAAGTTCGAAGCCGAAGGTGCTGGCAGCCTGTGGTACGACGTGACACACAAGCCGCCCGGAACCATTGAGTGGGAGTAA